Proteins encoded together in one Chryseobacterium sp. G0201 window:
- a CDS encoding hemin ABC transporter substrate-binding protein: MKKFILAASVLVAVYSCKKEEGAKKENSTEVSSETPKSTHKIVTLNGGITEIVSALGHEKEIVGTDVTSTYPESLKATAKDLGHVRSMTIEPIMAVSPTLILASDKDINPDLMGKIKSSGIKAEVFKQEFTVDGTKKLIAEVAKAIGNTDYQKLNDKIDADLKQVQPIAKKPKVLFIYARGNMLMVSGTKTPMDALIGFAGGENAVKDFEDFKPLTPEAVVKANPDVLFFFSSGLQGAGGNEGALKMPGVSQTNAGKNKKIIAMDGGLVSGFGPRLGEAAVGLNKLLIENTK; the protein is encoded by the coding sequence ATGAAAAAATTCATTCTTGCAGCTTCTGTGCTTGTTGCAGTGTATTCTTGCAAAAAAGAAGAAGGTGCTAAAAAAGAAAATTCTACGGAAGTAAGTTCTGAAACTCCAAAATCTACTCATAAAATTGTTACTCTTAATGGAGGAATTACTGAAATCGTAAGCGCTCTGGGTCACGAAAAAGAAATCGTAGGAACTGATGTTACAAGTACTTACCCGGAATCTTTAAAGGCTACGGCTAAAGATCTAGGTCACGTAAGATCAATGACGATTGAGCCGATCATGGCGGTTTCTCCAACATTAATTTTAGCTTCAGATAAAGATATTAACCCAGATTTAATGGGTAAAATCAAGTCTTCAGGAATCAAAGCTGAAGTTTTTAAACAAGAATTTACAGTTGACGGAACTAAAAAATTGATCGCTGAGGTTGCAAAAGCAATCGGTAACACAGATTATCAAAAATTAAACGATAAAATCGATGCTGATTTAAAACAAGTTCAGCCTATCGCTAAAAAACCAAAAGTATTGTTCATCTACGCAAGAGGAAATATGTTGATGGTTTCAGGTACAAAAACTCCAATGGATGCATTGATAGGTTTTGCAGGTGGTGAAAATGCGGTGAAAGATTTCGAAGATTTCAAACCATTAACTCCGGAAGCGGTTGTTAAAGCTAATCCAGATGTATTATTCTTCTTCTCAAGCGGTTTACAAGGTGCCGGAGGAAACGAAGGTGCATTGAAAATGCCTGGTGTTTCTCAAACAAATGCGGGTAAAAACAAGAAGATTATTGCTATGGATGGAGGCCTGGTTTCAGGTTTCGGACCAAGATTAGGAGAGGCTGCTGTTGGATTAAACAAATTATTAATTGAAAACACAAAGTAA
- a CDS encoding FecCD family ABC transporter permease gives MKTQSKLYFYLTISTILLVIIAVWSLNTGVYDFGGKSAFEVLGKVIQGDSGLSLSDKYVVWDVRAARIIMAILIGSMLAVSGTGLQGLFKNPLATGDLIGLTSGATLLAAIAIVLGGHFKQYLPEAVQFSLVGISAFIGAFLSMMLVYRISTSGGKTNVVMMLLTGVAITAIGFSITGFLIYISKDDQLRDLTFWNLGSLAAATWTKNIILTVVLIISYIILIPKGKALNAMMLGEKDAQHLGINVERLKKQIIIMTALMVGSCVAFSGTIGFVGLIVPYILRLLFKSNYAFILPLSAIFGSILLLTADTFSRSIVEPSELPIGILTALMGGPIFIAILVKFKKSM, from the coding sequence TTGAAAACACAAAGTAAATTATACTTTTATCTTACTATAAGTACCATACTGCTGGTTATCATAGCAGTATGGTCACTTAATACAGGGGTTTACGACTTTGGAGGTAAATCCGCGTTTGAAGTTTTAGGAAAAGTAATACAAGGAGATTCGGGTTTATCATTAAGTGATAAATATGTAGTTTGGGACGTAAGAGCTGCCAGAATTATCATGGCGATTCTTATCGGAAGTATGCTCGCAGTTTCGGGAACGGGATTGCAGGGATTGTTTAAAAATCCTTTGGCGACGGGTGATTTGATAGGATTAACTTCGGGTGCGACATTGCTTGCTGCAATTGCTATCGTTTTAGGAGGGCATTTCAAACAATATCTTCCTGAAGCTGTACAATTTTCACTGGTGGGAATTTCGGCTTTTATAGGAGCTTTTTTATCAATGATGCTGGTGTACAGGATTTCGACAAGCGGAGGAAAGACAAATGTTGTCATGATGTTGTTGACCGGGGTTGCGATCACAGCAATCGGCTTTTCGATTACAGGTTTTTTGATCTATATTTCAAAAGACGACCAATTAAGAGATTTAACGTTCTGGAATTTAGGGAGTTTAGCCGCTGCAACATGGACGAAGAATATTATTTTGACAGTAGTTTTAATCATTTCCTACATCATTTTAATTCCAAAAGGAAAAGCATTAAATGCGATGATGTTAGGTGAAAAAGATGCACAGCATTTAGGAATTAACGTTGAAAGATTAAAGAAACAGATCATTATCATGACTGCATTAATGGTCGGAAGCTGCGTTGCATTTTCAGGAACGATTGGTTTTGTAGGTCTTATTGTACCTTATATTTTAAGACTTTTATTTAAATCAAATTACGCTTTCATTTTGCCGCTGTCAGCCATTTTCGGAAGTATTTTGCTGTTGACGGCAGATACTTTCAGCAGAAGTATTGTTGAGCCTTCAGAACTGCCGATCGGTATTTTGACGGCATTAATGGGAGGTCCGATTTTTATTGCAATTTTGGTTAAATTCAAAAAATCAATGTAA
- a CDS encoding heme ABC transporter ATP-binding protein produces the protein MIKANQINYKHKEFHILEGVDVSLEYGEFLAIVGPNGAGKSSLLSVLANEVKSGKQNILFKDKPITAWDIKELSKHKAKFSQHNSNDIPLEVKDVVMMGRYPYFDAQPRKEDLEAMNNMLYETDVFHLKDREYNTLSGGEKQRVHLSRVLAQLQNEIAHKLLFLDEPLNNLDVKHQYKALEIIKKFTQKANSAIVVLHDLNLAAQYADKILLMKSGRVAAYGTPEEVFTAKNISEAYNFPCTICDHPITNNPMIIFG, from the coding sequence ATGATTAAAGCAAACCAAATTAATTATAAACATAAAGAATTCCATATTCTGGAGGGCGTCGACGTCTCTTTGGAATATGGGGAGTTCTTGGCAATTGTTGGTCCTAATGGAGCCGGAAAGTCAAGTTTATTAAGTGTTTTGGCGAATGAAGTAAAATCTGGTAAGCAAAATATTTTATTTAAAGATAAACCGATTACGGCTTGGGATATTAAAGAATTATCGAAGCATAAAGCCAAATTTTCTCAGCACAACAGCAATGACATTCCTTTGGAAGTGAAAGACGTTGTCATGATGGGACGTTACCCGTATTTCGATGCACAGCCAAGAAAAGAGGATCTTGAAGCAATGAATAATATGCTGTATGAAACAGATGTTTTTCATTTGAAAGACAGGGAGTACAACACTTTATCAGGCGGGGAAAAACAACGTGTTCATCTGTCAAGAGTATTGGCGCAACTGCAAAATGAAATTGCCCACAAATTACTTTTCTTAGACGAACCATTGAATAATTTAGATGTAAAACATCAATATAAAGCTTTAGAAATAATTAAAAAATTCACTCAAAAGGCTAATTCTGCCATTGTTGTTCTTCATGATTTAAATCTTGCAGCACAATATGCAGACAAAATATTATTAATGAAATCAGGAAGGGTAGCAGCATACGGAACACCGGAGGAAGTTTTCACTGCAAAAAATATCAGTGAAGCATACAATTTCCCATGTACTATTTGCGATCACCCGATTACCAATAACCCAATGATCATTTTTGGATAA
- a CDS encoding class I SAM-dependent methyltransferase has translation MEKDELKILAKNLANPQGEKGKEIGEMMNATNIGMTLESIKMLLIEDDEHILEIGHGNAGHLKSILNVANNLKYTGIDISETMQNEAINLNKEFKDQADFVLYEGEKIPFEDEIFDKIFTVNTVYFWKKPVEFLNDIYRVLKDKGTFVLTFGQRDFMEKLPFTQFDFTLYNTDEMEETVSKSHFKRMKISEKEEEVKSKTGNETITRNYTVLTIKK, from the coding sequence ATGGAAAAAGATGAACTAAAAATTCTGGCTAAAAATCTTGCCAATCCACAGGGAGAAAAAGGCAAAGAGATCGGTGAAATGATGAATGCCACCAACATCGGAATGACATTAGAAAGTATCAAAATGCTTTTGATAGAAGACGATGAACACATCCTTGAAATAGGCCACGGAAATGCAGGACACCTGAAAAGTATTTTAAATGTTGCTAATAATTTAAAATATACAGGAATCGATATTTCTGAAACAATGCAAAATGAAGCTATAAATTTAAATAAAGAATTTAAAGATCAGGCCGATTTTGTATTGTACGAAGGTGAAAAAATTCCTTTTGAAGATGAGATTTTCGATAAAATATTTACCGTGAATACCGTCTATTTCTGGAAAAAACCTGTTGAGTTTTTAAATGATATTTACAGAGTTCTGAAAGATAAAGGAACTTTTGTTCTCACTTTCGGACAGAGAGATTTCATGGAAAAATTACCTTTCACACAATTCGATTTTACATTGTATAATACGGATGAAATGGAAGAAACGGTTTCCAAAAGTCATTTTAAAAGAATGAAAATCTCTGAAAAAGAAGAAGAAGTGAAAAGCAAAACAGGAAACGAAACAATAACGAGAAATTATACAGTTTTAACCATAAAAAAATAA
- a CDS encoding hemin-degrading factor, whose translation MSTLVNDLKGKWDALKAENPHLRIRNAAVELGVSEAELLATNIGEGVTVLKPEFKDILTEAEKLGKVMALTRNEECVHERKGTYLNGDFSSPHAQLFVGEDIDLRIFLNHWKFAFGVVEGDKKSLQFFGKDGLALHKIYLTKDSNAEAFDAIVEKFKAEDQNQVLEFEAVAPKAPEKADSEIDAEGFKKAWTELKDTHDFFMMTRKFGVSRTQALRLAPEGYAKKIDSAKVVTVLEDASENGLPIMVFVGNRGIIQIHTGDVKKTLWHQQWFNVMDPDFNLHLDVTKIAEAWIVKKPTEDGEVTAIEVFNKEGDFIVQFFGKRKPGIPELQEWKDLVAELEK comes from the coding sequence ATGAGCACATTAGTAAACGATCTAAAAGGAAAATGGGACGCTCTGAAAGCTGAAAACCCACATTTAAGAATAAGAAATGCTGCCGTAGAGCTGGGCGTAAGCGAAGCTGAATTATTAGCAACAAACATTGGCGAAGGCGTAACCGTTTTAAAGCCGGAATTTAAAGATATTTTAACTGAAGCAGAAAAATTAGGAAAAGTAATGGCTCTTACGCGTAACGAAGAGTGCGTTCACGAGAGAAAAGGGACTTATCTTAATGGAGATTTCAGCAGTCCTCACGCTCAACTTTTTGTAGGTGAGGATATCGATTTAAGAATTTTCCTTAATCACTGGAAATTCGCTTTCGGAGTGGTAGAAGGTGACAAAAAAAGTCTTCAGTTCTTCGGAAAAGACGGATTGGCTTTACACAAAATTTATTTGACAAAAGACAGTAATGCAGAAGCTTTCGATGCTATCGTTGAAAAATTCAAAGCTGAAGATCAAAATCAAGTATTAGAGTTTGAAGCAGTTGCTCCAAAAGCTCCCGAAAAAGCTGATTCTGAAATTGATGCTGAAGGTTTCAAAAAAGCATGGACAGAATTAAAAGATACTCACGATTTCTTCATGATGACACGAAAATTCGGAGTGAGCAGAACTCAGGCGTTGAGATTGGCTCCTGAAGGATATGCTAAAAAAATTGACAGTGCAAAAGTGGTAACAGTTCTTGAAGATGCTTCTGAAAACGGTCTTCCGATCATGGTTTTCGTTGGAAACAGAGGAATTATCCAGATTCATACAGGAGACGTTAAGAAAACACTTTGGCATCAACAATGGTTCAACGTAATGGATCCTGATTTTAATTTACACCTTGATGTAACGAAAATCGCAGAAGCTTGGATCGTTAAAAAACCAACTGAAGACGGTGAAGTTACAGCAATTGAGGTCTTCAACAAAGAAGGCGATTTTATCGTTCAGTTCTTCGGAAAAAGAAAACCAGGAATTCCTGAATTACAAGAGTGGAAAGACCTTGTAGCAGAATTAGAAAAATAA
- a CDS encoding ChaN family lipoprotein, translating to MKNIFIAIFLISFSIINAQNFKAYQFYDQKGKEINTDKLVKELAEYDVVFFGENHNSSINHWLQLKITKALYQYKKGQLILGAEMFERDNQSQLNQYLNGKFDAKALKDSARLWNNYATDYKPLVDFAKDKKLNFIATNIPRRYASQTSKEGLESLNNLTAKEKMYIAQLPIKVTLDTPGYPEMKKMMGDHAEEMKVMNFISAQATKDATMAESILKNIQSGKTFIHYNGNYHSKEFGGIYWYIKQKNLNLKMAVISVFDSEDPELKVPEKDYIPTNFNLIIPGDMTKTF from the coding sequence ATGAAAAATATTTTCATAGCTATATTTTTGATAAGCTTCAGTATTATCAATGCTCAAAACTTCAAAGCCTATCAATTTTATGATCAAAAAGGAAAAGAAATCAATACTGATAAGTTAGTTAAAGAGCTGGCTGAATACGATGTTGTTTTCTTTGGTGAAAATCATAACAGTTCGATCAATCACTGGCTGCAATTAAAGATTACTAAAGCATTATATCAATATAAAAAAGGTCAGCTTATTTTAGGGGCTGAGATGTTTGAAAGAGATAACCAATCTCAATTAAATCAATATTTAAACGGAAAATTTGATGCTAAAGCATTGAAAGATTCAGCGCGTTTATGGAATAACTACGCAACAGATTACAAACCGTTGGTTGACTTTGCGAAAGATAAAAAGTTGAATTTTATTGCCACGAATATTCCAAGAAGATATGCTTCTCAAACTTCAAAAGAAGGCTTGGAATCGTTAAATAATCTTACAGCTAAAGAGAAAATGTACATCGCTCAATTGCCGATCAAAGTAACATTGGACACTCCGGGTTACCCAGAAATGAAAAAAATGATGGGTGATCATGCAGAAGAGATGAAAGTGATGAATTTCATTTCGGCACAGGCAACAAAAGACGCTACAATGGCTGAATCTATTCTAAAAAATATTCAGTCCGGAAAGACCTTTATCCATTACAACGGAAATTATCACAGCAAAGAATTTGGCGGAATTTATTGGTATATCAAACAGAAAAATCTAAACCTGAAAATGGCAGTAATCTCTGTTTTTGACTCCGAAGATCCTGAATTGAAAGTTCCTGAGAAAGATTATATACCAACGAATTTTAATCTGATTATTCCGGGTGATATGACGAAGACTTTTTAA
- a CDS encoding peptide deformylase, which translates to MKKLSFLFILFIGLMNAQKLTSTEISIINQGDKNSALPIYQTTDSDQHKTLLSLSTEIDPKDPNTATLVKRMKESLLSTDGGVGIAAPQIGINRKIIWVQRFDKQDEPLEYFINPMIVWRSELQNLGPEGDLSIPEFRDQFYRSKVIQLEYVDLKGQKYSEIVEGFTAVIFQHEIDHLFGILISDKKEEEKNNSYKPVDAYKKSDSMTR; encoded by the coding sequence ATGAAAAAACTATCCTTTCTATTCATACTTTTCATCGGTTTAATGAATGCTCAGAAATTAACTTCAACCGAAATTTCCATTATTAATCAAGGGGATAAAAATTCTGCTTTACCAATTTATCAGACCACGGATTCTGATCAACATAAAACTTTGTTAAGTCTTTCTACAGAAATTGATCCCAAAGATCCCAACACCGCAACTTTGGTTAAAAGAATGAAAGAATCGTTACTTTCAACTGACGGTGGAGTAGGAATTGCCGCGCCTCAAATAGGAATCAATCGAAAAATAATCTGGGTTCAGCGTTTTGATAAACAAGATGAACCGTTGGAATATTTTATTAATCCTATGATCGTTTGGAGATCGGAATTGCAGAATCTTGGCCCGGAAGGTGACTTGTCGATTCCTGAATTTAGAGATCAGTTTTACAGAAGTAAAGTGATTCAATTAGAATATGTTGATCTGAAAGGACAGAAATATTCAGAAATTGTGGAAGGTTTTACAGCAGTGATTTTCCAGCATGAAATAGACCATCTTTTCGGAATTTTAATATCAGATAAAAAGGAAGAAGAGAAAAATAATTCTTATAAACCGGTTGATGCTTATAAGAAAAGTGATTCGATGACGAGATAA
- a CDS encoding FUSC family protein — protein sequence MKENEFAQLSDQELLAKKKQLKSSNIINAVIIGVLIGVVIYSVIKNGFGFVTFLPLLFVYFIVKNQNESKELEKEIKS from the coding sequence ATGAAAGAAAATGAATTTGCTCAATTAAGCGATCAGGAATTATTAGCAAAAAAGAAACAACTAAAATCCAGCAATATAATAAATGCTGTAATTATTGGCGTATTAATAGGAGTTGTAATTTACAGCGTCATAAAAAATGGTTTCGGATTTGTCACATTTTTGCCATTACTTTTCGTTTACTTCATCGTAAAAAACCAAAATGAGAGCAAAGAACTTGAAAAGGAAATTAAATCCTGA
- a CDS encoding organic hydroperoxide resistance protein — translation MKTLYTTKVTAKGGRNGQVKSENGVLDLEVKMPKALGGANDDFANPEMLFAAGYSACFDSALNRIISLTKTKTGETTVTAQVSIGQIENGGFGLAVELDVNIPGVTIEEAQSLTDQAHQICPYSNATRNNIEIKLSVTNN, via the coding sequence ATGAAAACATTATATACAACAAAAGTTACTGCTAAAGGTGGCAGAAACGGACAAGTAAAAAGCGAAAACGGAGTTCTAGATCTTGAAGTTAAAATGCCGAAAGCTTTAGGTGGGGCAAACGATGATTTTGCCAATCCAGAAATGCTTTTTGCAGCAGGATATTCAGCGTGTTTTGACAGTGCATTGAACAGAATTATCAGTTTAACTAAAACAAAAACCGGTGAAACAACTGTTACGGCTCAAGTAAGCATCGGACAGATCGAAAACGGAGGTTTCGGACTGGCTGTAGAATTAGACGTTAATATTCCGGGAGTAACGATTGAAGAAGCTCAATCATTAACGGATCAGGCTCATCAGATCTGCCCATATTCTAATGCAACAAGAAATAATATTGAAATAAAACTTTCAGTTACCAATAACTAA
- a CDS encoding MarR family winged helix-turn-helix transcriptional regulator, with amino-acid sequence MENLKQLKLENQICFPLYAIAKEITGLYRPFLDEIDITYPQYLVMMVLWENDGLPVSHIGDKLFLDSGTLTPLLKRLEAKGFIARKRKKEDERVVEAFLTELGKGLQQKACEIPSKIQEKIGVEPEDLIQLKESIQKILNKIEK; translated from the coding sequence ATGGAAAATTTAAAGCAGTTAAAATTAGAAAACCAGATTTGTTTTCCATTGTATGCGATTGCAAAAGAAATTACGGGATTATACCGACCTTTTCTTGATGAGATAGACATTACTTACCCTCAATATCTCGTGATGATGGTGCTTTGGGAGAATGACGGACTTCCCGTGAGCCATATTGGAGATAAATTATTCCTCGACAGCGGTACTCTTACTCCTCTGCTGAAAAGGCTTGAGGCAAAAGGATTTATCGCAAGAAAAAGAAAAAAAGAAGATGAAAGAGTTGTAGAAGCTTTTCTTACAGAACTTGGAAAAGGGCTACAACAAAAGGCTTGTGAAATTCCAAGTAAAATTCAGGAAAAAATAGGGGTTGAACCGGAAGATCTGATACAACTTAAAGAAAGCATCCAAAAAATATTAAACAAAATAGAAAAATAA
- a CDS encoding NAD(P)H-dependent oxidoreductase: MSLIEDLNWRHAVKAYDPSKKVSQEDLYKILEAARLAPTSSGLQPFRIIVVENQELKEKMVQGALNPEVMRDSSHVLVFAAWDSYSNEKIDKVYDHHTDVRDLPKGRFNSYTDMLKKLYGAQTPAEHFAHTARQTYISLGLAMAQAAELKIDSTPAEGFSNEVVDEILNLKELGLKSVSLLYLGYRDAEKDWLSTMKKVRVPMEEFIIKK; encoded by the coding sequence ATGTCATTAATAGAAGATTTAAACTGGAGACATGCAGTAAAAGCATATGATCCATCAAAAAAAGTATCACAGGAAGATTTATATAAAATTTTAGAAGCGGCGAGATTGGCTCCTACTTCATCAGGACTTCAGCCCTTCCGCATTATCGTTGTAGAAAATCAGGAATTGAAAGAAAAGATGGTACAAGGTGCATTAAACCCTGAAGTAATGAGAGACAGTTCTCATGTTTTGGTATTTGCCGCTTGGGACAGTTATTCTAACGAAAAAATTGATAAAGTTTACGATCATCATACAGATGTAAGAGATCTGCCAAAAGGACGTTTCAACAGCTATACCGATATGCTGAAAAAATTGTACGGAGCTCAGACTCCTGCAGAACACTTTGCGCATACAGCCCGTCAAACCTACATTTCTTTAGGATTAGCGATGGCTCAGGCTGCTGAGTTGAAAATTGACAGTACACCTGCAGAAGGATTCAGTAATGAAGTTGTTGATGAAATTCTTAACCTTAAAGAATTAGGACTAAAAAGTGTAAGCCTTTTATATCTTGGTTACAGAGATGCCGAAAAAGACTGGCTTTCTACAATGAAGAAAGTGAGAGTTCCGATGGAGGAATTTATCATTAAAAAATAA
- the lipB gene encoding lipoyl(octanoyl) transferase LipB — MNTHQNKVVEFEDLGVKEYQPSWDYQEKLMKDIIDTKIKNRDLPTEQHITTSNHFLLVEHPHVYTLGKSGHEENMLAGIDQLKEIDATFVKVNRGGDITYHGYGQIVGYPILDLENFFTDIHKYMRNLEEVIIRTINEYGLKGERSPGETGVWLDVGKPYARKICAMGVKASRWVTLHGFALNINTDMRYFEYIVPCGIKDKQVTSLKRELERELTPEEMEDIKGKIRKHFADVFEAELKFKK, encoded by the coding sequence ATGAATACACATCAAAATAAAGTAGTAGAATTTGAAGATCTTGGCGTAAAAGAATATCAACCCTCTTGGGATTATCAGGAAAAGCTGATGAAAGATATTATTGATACCAAAATAAAAAACCGCGATCTACCTACTGAACAACATATCACCACTTCCAATCACTTTCTTTTGGTGGAACATCCACATGTCTACACTTTAGGAAAAAGCGGACATGAAGAAAACATGCTGGCCGGAATAGATCAGTTAAAGGAAATCGATGCTACTTTCGTAAAAGTTAACCGTGGCGGCGATATTACGTATCATGGTTACGGACAAATCGTTGGCTACCCTATTTTAGACCTTGAAAATTTCTTTACGGATATTCACAAATACATGCGAAATCTTGAAGAAGTAATCATCAGAACAATCAATGAATACGGTTTGAAAGGTGAGCGTTCTCCCGGAGAAACAGGCGTTTGGCTGGATGTTGGAAAACCTTACGCAAGAAAGATTTGTGCAATGGGTGTAAAAGCTTCCCGTTGGGTGACTTTACATGGTTTTGCCTTGAATATCAATACTGATATGCGCTATTTTGAATACATTGTTCCTTGCGGTATCAAAGACAAACAGGTAACTTCTTTAAAAAGAGAACTTGAAAGAGAATTGACCCCCGAAGAAATGGAAGATATTAAAGGTAAGATCAGAAAGCATTTTGCAGATGTTTTTGAAGCGGAATTAAAATTCAAAAAATAA
- the trpA gene encoding tryptophan synthase subunit alpha, with protein MKKLNIYFTAGIPQLEDTADIIQLIQNAGADMMEIGMPYSDPVADGPVIQKAHELALKNGMTIEKLLSQLKSIKNEIRIPVILMGYINPVLSFGFENFCKECSESGVSGLIIPDLPPIEFEKKYHKILEKYNLNFTFLVTPETSDERILYLDSLSSGFLYAVSSSSTTGNENAVLKNEDYLSKLASLPLKNPVMIGFGIKSKQDFENVTEKADGGIIGTAFVNILLQNKDWKINAIDFINSIKG; from the coding sequence ATGAAAAAACTAAACATATATTTCACAGCAGGAATTCCGCAACTGGAAGATACCGCTGATATTATACAACTTATTCAAAATGCCGGAGCAGATATGATGGAGATCGGAATGCCTTATTCTGATCCTGTTGCAGACGGACCCGTTATTCAAAAAGCTCATGAACTGGCGTTGAAAAATGGAATGACGATCGAAAAACTTTTATCACAGTTAAAATCGATCAAAAATGAAATTCGAATTCCTGTAATTTTAATGGGATATATCAATCCTGTTTTAAGTTTTGGATTTGAAAATTTCTGTAAAGAATGCTCAGAAAGTGGTGTTTCTGGATTAATTATTCCGGATCTTCCGCCTATTGAATTCGAAAAAAAATACCATAAAATTTTAGAAAAATACAATCTGAATTTCACGTTTTTAGTAACTCCTGAAACTTCTGACGAAAGAATTCTTTATCTGGATTCTTTAAGTTCAGGATTTTTATATGCGGTAAGTTCCTCATCTACAACAGGAAATGAAAATGCTGTATTGAAAAATGAAGATTATCTTTCAAAATTAGCTTCTCTTCCTTTGAAAAATCCTGTCATGATTGGTTTTGGAATAAAATCAAAGCAAGATTTTGAAAACGTCACTGAAAAAGCCGATGGCGGAATTATCGGGACTGCTTTCGTGAATATTCTTTTGCAAAATAAAGATTGGAAGATAAATGCCATAGATTTTATTAATTCCATAAAAGGTTAA
- the trpB gene encoding tryptophan synthase subunit beta: MDYKNPDKNGYYGEFGGAFIPEMLYPNVEELQKNYLEIIESENFQTEYQDLLKNYVGRATPLYFAKNLSQKYNTKIYLKREDLNHTGAHKINNALGQVLLAKRLGKNRIIAETGAGQHGVATATACALLGLECIVYMGEIDIQRQAPNVARMKMLGAEVIPATSGSKTLKDAVNEALRDWINNSTTTHYVIGSVVGPHPFPDLVARFQSIISKEIREQLNEQIGRQNPDYVIACVGGGSNAAGTFYHFVNEENVKIIAAEAGGLGVNSGKSAATTFLGTLGVLHGSKSLVMQTEDGQVIEPHSISAGLDYPGIGPFHAHLFKENRAEFFSINDDEALKCAFELTKLEGIIPALESAHALAVLDKKKFNENDIVVICLSGRGDKDMETYLKNL, encoded by the coding sequence ATGGACTATAAAAATCCTGATAAAAATGGATATTACGGAGAATTTGGAGGTGCTTTTATCCCCGAAATGCTCTATCCGAATGTTGAAGAATTACAAAAAAACTACCTTGAAATCATAGAATCAGAAAATTTTCAGACTGAATATCAAGATCTTTTGAAAAACTATGTAGGACGTGCTACTCCATTGTATTTTGCGAAAAATTTAAGTCAGAAATACAATACCAAAATCTATCTTAAAAGAGAAGATCTCAATCATACCGGAGCTCATAAAATTAACAATGCTTTAGGGCAGGTTTTATTGGCAAAACGTCTCGGGAAAAATAGAATTATTGCTGAAACCGGAGCCGGTCAACACGGCGTTGCAACCGCTACGGCTTGTGCTTTACTAGGTTTGGAATGTATCGTTTACATGGGTGAAATCGATATTCAAAGACAAGCTCCGAATGTTGCCAGAATGAAAATGCTGGGTGCAGAAGTTATTCCGGCAACTTCAGGTTCAAAAACTTTAAAAGATGCTGTAAACGAAGCATTAAGAGACTGGATCAACAATTCAACAACGACTCATTATGTGATCGGAAGCGTGGTTGGACCGCATCCTTTTCCTGATTTGGTGGCAAGATTTCAAAGCATTATTTCAAAGGAAATCAGAGAACAGCTTAACGAACAAATCGGCAGACAAAATCCCGATTATGTAATTGCATGTGTTGGCGGCGGAAGCAATGCAGCAGGAACTTTTTACCATTTTGTGAATGAAGAAAATGTGAAAATTATCGCCGCAGAAGCCGGAGGTTTAGGAGTCAATTCAGGAAAGTCGGCAGCGACAACTTTTCTCGGAACTTTAGGCGTTTTGCATGGTAGCAAAAGTTTGGTGATGCAAACGGAGGATGGACAGGTCATCGAGCCCCACTCAATTTCCGCAGGATTAGATTACCCGGGAATCGGGCCTTTCCATGCGCATTTATTCAAAGAAAACCGTGCTGAGTTTTTCAGTATCAATGATGATGAAGCCTTAAAATGTGCTTTTGAACTGACAAAATTAGAAGGCATCATTCCCGCTTTGGAAAGTGCCCACGCTTTGGCCGTTTTAGACAAGAAGAAATTCAACGAAAATGACATTGTTGTCATCTGTTTAAGTGGTCGCGGCGACAAGGATATGGAGACGTATTTGAAGAATTTATAA